From Acidimicrobiales bacterium, one genomic window encodes:
- a CDS encoding OsmC family protein, with protein MTTESDSGQGIREAHDRLDAVLSRRPEFGRDTERSVSTVTGGLRCTSEEGDWRFETDLPDTLGGEGSGPSPGVLGRAALGSCLAIGYQMRAARLGVPVLSIRVEIEADYDVAGMLSPDADARPGYSEVRYHVTVESDAPEADIQRVIDEGDLLSPYLDVFSATTPMQRQVSIRPPGV; from the coding sequence ATGACCACGGAGTCCGATTCGGGCCAGGGCATCCGCGAGGCGCACGATCGTCTCGATGCCGTCCTCTCCAGGCGTCCCGAGTTCGGCCGCGACACCGAGCGATCGGTCAGCACCGTCACCGGCGGGCTGCGGTGCACGTCCGAGGAAGGAGATTGGCGGTTCGAGACCGACCTCCCCGACACCCTCGGCGGGGAGGGTTCCGGCCCGTCCCCCGGGGTGCTCGGCCGGGCCGCTCTCGGCAGTTGCCTGGCGATCGGCTACCAGATGCGGGCCGCTCGACTCGGCGTTCCGGTCTTGTCGATTCGAGTCGAGATCGAGGCCGACTACGACGTCGCCGGCATGCTGTCGCCCGATGCCGACGCGCGACCCGGCTACTCCGAGGTGCGCTACCACGTCACCGTCGAGAGCGACGCGCCGGAAGCGGACATCCAGCGGGTGATCGACGAAGGCGACCTGCTGAGTCCGTACCTCGACGTCTTCTCGGCAACCACACCGATGCAGCGCCAGGTGTCGATCCGGCCGCCGGGGGTCTGA
- the gltX gene encoding glutamate--tRNA ligase, with translation MTAPRVRFAPAPTGFLHVGSARSALFNWLYARHTGGTFVLRVEDTDEAKTTQEFVDAITEPLTWLGLDWDEGPLFQSERRTQHVAAVDQLVADGKAYFCDLSREEIGQRATDAGLPAGYHGWSRDRDVADGPGVVVRFRAPDEGSTVIDDLVRGRVEVAHDTIEDFVIRRGDGSPVFLIANAVDDHDMGITHVIRGEDLLNTTPKVKLLWDALGFGESPTYAHLPLLVNEQRKKLSKRRDDVALADYVAKGYLPGAMRNALALLGWGPKDGVEIRPIEEIIELFELADVNKAPAFFDPKKLDHINAEYIKAMTPMAFLEAAEPWFVADDAPYPVANYDRTIALALVEDVQQRISTLAEAPAWLDWLFVDSIDDYEEKAWTKAMVKGRVPDRVLDDIAAALADDDFTDRDRLEATVMGVGTALSEELDAKVMSQAPLRIALTGRGAGIPLWEAMTHLGHDVCLSRIAAARARLDA, from the coding sequence GTGACCGCGCCCCGAGTACGTTTCGCCCCGGCACCGACGGGCTTCCTCCACGTCGGCAGCGCCCGCAGCGCGTTGTTCAACTGGCTCTACGCCCGCCATACGGGGGGCACCTTCGTGTTGCGGGTGGAAGACACCGACGAGGCGAAGACCACCCAGGAGTTCGTCGACGCGATCACCGAGCCGCTCACCTGGCTGGGGCTCGACTGGGACGAGGGTCCCCTGTTCCAGTCCGAGCGTCGGACGCAACACGTGGCCGCCGTCGACCAACTCGTGGCCGACGGCAAGGCCTACTTCTGTGACCTCAGCCGTGAGGAGATCGGACAACGGGCGACCGACGCAGGCCTGCCCGCCGGCTACCACGGTTGGTCTCGCGATCGTGACGTGGCCGACGGTCCCGGTGTGGTCGTGCGGTTCCGGGCACCCGACGAGGGCAGCACGGTGATCGACGATCTCGTGCGGGGTCGGGTCGAGGTGGCCCACGACACCATCGAGGACTTCGTGATCCGCCGTGGCGACGGCTCGCCGGTGTTTCTGATCGCCAACGCGGTCGACGATCACGACATGGGCATCACCCATGTCATCCGCGGCGAGGATCTGCTCAACACCACACCCAAGGTGAAGCTGCTCTGGGACGCGCTCGGTTTCGGCGAGTCGCCCACCTACGCGCACCTGCCGCTGCTGGTCAACGAGCAACGCAAGAAGCTGTCGAAGCGGCGCGACGATGTCGCCCTCGCCGACTACGTGGCCAAGGGCTACCTGCCCGGAGCGATGCGCAACGCGCTGGCGCTGCTCGGCTGGGGCCCCAAGGACGGGGTCGAGATCCGCCCGATCGAGGAGATCATCGAGCTGTTCGAACTCGCCGACGTGAACAAGGCGCCGGCCTTCTTCGACCCGAAGAAGCTCGATCACATCAACGCCGAATACATCAAGGCGATGACGCCGATGGCATTCCTCGAGGCCGCCGAGCCGTGGTTCGTCGCCGACGACGCCCCCTACCCCGTCGCCAACTACGACCGCACCATCGCCCTGGCGCTGGTGGAGGACGTGCAGCAACGGATCTCGACGCTGGCCGAGGCGCCCGCCTGGCTCGACTGGCTCTTCGTCGATTCCATCGACGACTACGAGGAGAAGGCCTGGACCAAGGCCATGGTGAAGGGTCGGGTGCCAGATCGGGTGCTCGACGACATCGCGGCCGCCCTCGCGGACGACGACTTCACCGACCGCGACCGGCTCGAGGCGACCGTGATGGGCGTCGGCACCGCGCTGAGCGAGGAGCTCGACGCAAAGGTGATGTCGCAGGCACCGCTGCGGATCGCGCTGACCGGGCGTGGCGCGGGCATTCCGTTGTGGGAGGCGATGACGCATCTCGGCCACGACGTCTGCCTCTCCCGCATCGCCGCGGCCCGTGCCCGGCTCGACGCCTGA
- the cimA gene encoding citramalate synthase encodes MSADGGPVDSDDVVIDRSPVHDPSWPTRVEIYDTTLRDGSQLEGISLTVDDKLRIAEQLDRLGVGYIEGGWPGANPKDDEFFERAKTELELTTSEFVAFGSTRRPRGKVDADQTLANLVAAGTNVVCIVGKCWDYHVTEALKTSLDEGVAMVRDSVEYLVAQGKRVFFDAEHFFDGYKRNPEFSLSVLEAAAMAGAEAVVLCDTNGGSLPPDVESAVRDVVAHVDCAVGIHLHNDTGCGVANALAAVRAGATQVQGTINGYGERVGNCDLVPIMANLELKMGISCLPEGRLEHLTSVAHHVAELVNFTPDPQQPYVGSTAFAHKAGLHTSALSRRSDAYEHVSPAWVGNGTRVLVSEMAGRSTLEMKAADLGIELDGNGMGGKVLGDIIDTLKRLEHEGYHFEAADASLELLMRGATGWEQPYFELESFSVDMAHRSGTGARMWNDVAVEVDTQATVKLWIGPERKMAVGEGNGPVNALDAAVRAALDGRYPALDRVSLTDFKVRVLNTEKGTGAVTRVLLDSTNGDRSWSTIGVSENIIEASWQALVDSLVYGLLHTT; translated from the coding sequence GTGAGCGCCGACGGCGGCCCGGTGGACAGCGACGACGTCGTGATCGACCGCTCGCCGGTCCACGATCCGTCGTGGCCGACCCGGGTGGAGATCTACGACACCACCCTGCGCGACGGCTCCCAGCTCGAGGGCATCTCTCTCACCGTCGACGACAAGCTCCGCATCGCCGAGCAGCTCGACCGGCTGGGCGTCGGCTACATCGAGGGCGGGTGGCCGGGTGCCAACCCGAAGGACGACGAGTTCTTCGAGCGGGCAAAGACCGAGCTCGAACTCACGACGAGCGAGTTCGTGGCGTTCGGATCGACCCGCCGCCCCAGGGGCAAGGTCGATGCCGATCAGACACTGGCCAATCTCGTGGCCGCCGGGACCAACGTGGTCTGCATCGTCGGCAAGTGCTGGGACTATCACGTCACCGAGGCGCTCAAGACCTCGCTCGACGAGGGCGTCGCGATGGTGCGCGACTCGGTCGAGTACCTCGTGGCCCAGGGCAAGCGGGTGTTCTTCGATGCCGAGCACTTCTTCGACGGCTACAAGCGCAACCCCGAGTTCTCATTGTCGGTGCTCGAGGCGGCGGCAATGGCCGGCGCCGAAGCCGTGGTGCTGTGCGACACCAATGGCGGCTCGCTGCCGCCCGATGTCGAGTCGGCCGTGCGGGACGTGGTCGCCCATGTCGACTGCGCGGTCGGGATTCACCTCCACAACGACACCGGGTGCGGTGTGGCCAACGCGCTCGCTGCGGTGCGGGCCGGGGCCACACAGGTGCAGGGCACCATCAACGGCTACGGCGAGCGCGTGGGCAACTGCGATCTCGTGCCGATCATGGCCAACCTCGAACTGAAGATGGGCATCTCCTGCCTGCCCGAGGGGCGCCTCGAACACCTCACCTCGGTCGCTCACCATGTCGCCGAGCTGGTCAACTTCACGCCCGATCCGCAGCAGCCCTACGTCGGTTCCACCGCATTCGCCCACAAGGCGGGGCTCCACACGAGCGCACTCAGCCGCCGGTCCGATGCCTACGAACACGTATCCCCGGCCTGGGTCGGCAACGGCACCCGGGTGTTGGTGTCGGAGATGGCCGGCCGGTCCACGCTCGAGATGAAGGCCGCCGACCTCGGCATCGAGCTCGACGGCAACGGCATGGGCGGCAAGGTGCTGGGCGACATCATCGACACGCTCAAGCGACTCGAGCACGAGGGCTACCACTTCGAGGCCGCCGACGCGTCGCTCGAACTCCTCATGCGGGGCGCGACCGGGTGGGAACAGCCCTACTTCGAGCTCGAGTCGTTCTCGGTCGACATGGCCCACCGCTCCGGAACCGGCGCGCGTATGTGGAACGACGTGGCGGTCGAGGTCGACACCCAGGCCACCGTGAAGCTGTGGATCGGACCCGAACGCAAGATGGCGGTGGGTGAGGGCAACGGCCCGGTCAACGCCCTCGACGCCGCGGTGCGTGCCGCCCTCGACGGGCGCTACCCGGCGCTCGATCGGGTCAGCCTGACCGACTTCAAAGTGCGGGTGCTCAACACCGAGAAGGGCACCGGCGCGGTCACTCGGGTGCTGCTCGACTCCACCAACGGCGACCGCAGCTGGTCGACCATCGGTGTGTCGGAGAACATCATCGAGGCGTCGTGGCAGGCCCTCGTCGACTCGCTGGTCTACGGACTCCTCCACACCACCTGA
- a CDS encoding DUF427 domain-containing protein, protein MASKSRDSKSSDAPRWLQDARDHWTHRGAERPAFAEEPGRGQESVWDYPRPPAVVPDSRRVVVEDGDGVIADAAHSIRVLETSHPPTFYVAPEFVVAGRLAPVSGSSHCEWKGIAEYVGVTGSEEPIGWRYPKPYAEFADHAGWVAFYPGRVRCLVDGEVVRPQAGGFYGGWITDDVVGPFKGDPGTSGW, encoded by the coding sequence ATGGCCTCCAAGAGCAGGGACTCAAAAAGCAGCGACGCGCCGCGATGGCTCCAGGACGCTCGCGATCACTGGACGCATCGCGGGGCCGAACGGCCCGCGTTCGCCGAGGAACCCGGTCGCGGACAGGAGTCCGTGTGGGACTACCCACGGCCGCCGGCGGTCGTGCCGGACTCCCGCCGGGTCGTGGTCGAGGACGGCGACGGGGTGATCGCCGACGCGGCCCACTCGATCCGCGTGCTCGAAACCTCGCATCCGCCCACCTTCTACGTCGCCCCCGAGTTCGTGGTCGCCGGACGGCTCGCGCCGGTGTCGGGTTCGTCGCATTGTGAATGGAAGGGCATCGCGGAATACGTCGGTGTCACAGGGTCCGAGGAGCCGATCGGGTGGCGCTACCCGAAGCCCTATGCCGAGTTCGCCGACCATGCCGGCTGGGTCGCCTTCTATCCAGGTCGGGTCCGGTGTCTGGTCGACGGGGAAGTGGTTCGTCCGCAGGCCGGCGGTTTCTACGGCGGCTGGATCACCGATGACGTCGTCGGCCCGTTCAAGGGCGATCCCGGGACATCGGGCTGGTAG
- a CDS encoding YdcF family protein, with amino-acid sequence MQVRRPTWLTARVIRRAAAVAGLLGVLYVGVTFLQVLRSAGEDERSPVDAIVVLGAAQYDGRPSPVFASRLDHALELWQAGVADIVVTTGSNRPGDRFTEGFAGFEYLRFAGIPEEQILVVTDGDSSWQQLAATARVLRGEDLDSVVLVSDPYHALRLRQIADQVGLRANVSSTDGSSSAKQLARETAAVSLGRILGYRRVDNWLGSVG; translated from the coding sequence ATGCAGGTGCGGCGGCCCACCTGGCTGACCGCCCGTGTCATCCGGCGCGCTGCGGCCGTCGCCGGTCTGCTCGGTGTCCTCTATGTCGGGGTCACCTTTCTCCAGGTGCTTCGCTCCGCGGGGGAGGACGAGCGGTCCCCGGTCGACGCCATCGTCGTCCTCGGCGCGGCCCAGTACGACGGTCGACCCTCGCCGGTGTTCGCCAGCCGTCTCGACCACGCGCTCGAGTTGTGGCAGGCGGGTGTCGCCGACATCGTCGTCACCACCGGGTCGAACCGTCCCGGCGATCGCTTCACCGAGGGCTTTGCCGGCTTCGAGTACCTGCGCTTCGCGGGCATACCCGAGGAGCAGATCCTGGTGGTCACCGACGGCGACTCGTCCTGGCAGCAGCTCGCCGCCACGGCCCGGGTCCTGCGCGGCGAGGATCTCGATTCGGTCGTGCTCGTGAGCGACCCCTATCACGCTCTGCGCCTGCGCCAGATCGCCGATCAGGTCGGTCTGCGCGCCAACGTCTCGTCGACCGACGGCTCGTCGTCGGCCAAGCAGCTCGCCCGCGAAACCGCCGCCGTCTCCCTCGGCCGCATCCTCGGCTACCGCCGCGTCGACAACTGGCTCGGCAGCGTCGGCTGA
- a CDS encoding methyltransferase domain-containing protein codes for MEPKLQRRVQRYGWDRAAASYEPFWRDQLRPAHDELVRKAALKSGERVVDVACGSGQITFRAAEAVGAEGTVLGLDISAKMVAGADADRAERGTENVTFRRADAEQLGCDDAAYDVALCSLGLMYVPLPAVAVEEMHRCLVPAGRIAVSVWGERRNCGWAEIFPIVDHRVQSDVCPMFFSLGAPGAIESVLTGAGFRDVEVTRLVVELAYRNEEDAIGAAFLGGPVALPYGRFDDDTKRAVEEEYLASLAPFRDGNGYRVSGEFVVASASRGVSAA; via the coding sequence GTGGAACCGAAGCTCCAACGCCGGGTGCAGCGATACGGCTGGGACCGGGCCGCCGCTTCCTACGAGCCCTTCTGGCGGGACCAACTCCGCCCCGCCCACGACGAACTCGTCCGCAAGGCGGCATTGAAATCCGGCGAGCGGGTGGTCGATGTCGCTTGCGGCAGCGGCCAGATCACGTTCCGCGCGGCGGAGGCCGTCGGCGCCGAGGGCACCGTCCTCGGTCTCGACATCTCGGCGAAGATGGTCGCTGGAGCCGACGCGGACAGAGCCGAGCGGGGTACCGAGAATGTGACATTCCGCCGCGCCGATGCCGAGCAACTCGGCTGCGACGATGCGGCCTACGACGTGGCGCTGTGCTCGCTCGGGCTCATGTACGTGCCGTTGCCAGCGGTCGCGGTGGAGGAGATGCACCGCTGTCTCGTGCCGGCAGGACGCATCGCCGTGTCGGTGTGGGGCGAACGCCGCAATTGCGGTTGGGCCGAGATCTTCCCGATCGTCGATCACCGGGTGCAGTCCGACGTGTGTCCGATGTTCTTCTCGCTCGGTGCGCCCGGGGCGATCGAGTCGGTCCTCACCGGCGCCGGTTTCCGCGATGTCGAGGTCACGCGGCTCGTGGTCGAGCTGGCCTACCGCAACGAGGAGGACGCCATCGGGGCCGCCTTCCTGGGCGGGCCGGTGGCTCTCCCCTACGGCCGATTCGACGACGACACCAAGCGGGCGGTCGAGGAGGAGTACCTCGCATCGCTCGCGCCGTTTCGAGACGGAAACGGCTATCGAGTTTCCGGCGAGTTCGTCGTCGCGTCCGCGTCCCGCGGGGTCTCAGCGGCCTGA
- a CDS encoding DUF4190 domain-containing protein translates to MRQSEPAPAGYYPDPRNHAVERWWDGTAWAASPEMPPVNVAPVIEEPVGPPRNNQFALASLVLSISWVFFIGSILGVIFGHLAMQQIKESEGREVGRGNAMIGLIVGYIGIAGGVLALLIVLG, encoded by the coding sequence GTGCGACAGAGCGAACCGGCGCCGGCCGGCTACTACCCGGACCCGCGGAACCACGCCGTGGAGCGATGGTGGGACGGCACCGCGTGGGCCGCGTCACCCGAGATGCCGCCGGTCAACGTGGCGCCGGTGATCGAGGAGCCCGTCGGACCGCCTCGCAACAATCAGTTCGCTCTTGCGTCGCTGGTGCTCTCGATCTCGTGGGTGTTCTTCATCGGCTCGATCCTCGGCGTGATCTTCGGGCACCTGGCCATGCAGCAGATCAAGGAGTCCGAGGGGCGCGAAGTCGGCCGAGGCAACGCGATGATCGGCCTGATCGTCGGCTACATCGGCATCGCCGGCGGCGTGCTCGCGCTCCTGATCGTTCTCGGCTAG